One genomic window of Oryctolagus cuniculus chromosome 11, mOryCun1.1, whole genome shotgun sequence includes the following:
- the TRMU gene encoding mitochondrial tRNA-specific 2-thiouridylase 1 isoform X1 — MLAARHVVCALSGGVDSAVAALLLRRRGYQVTGVFMKNWDQLDEHGVCTADRDCEDAYRVCQILDIPFHQVSYVKEYWNDVFSDFLNEYEKGRTPNPDIVCNRHIKFGCFLRYAVDNLGADAVATGHYARTSLEDEEVFQQKYIKRPEGLFRNRFEVRNPVKLLQAADSFKDQTFFLSQVSQPALRRTIFPLGGLTKPFVKKIVAENRLHHVLQKKESMGICFVGKRNFEHFILQYLQPRPGKFISIEDNQVLGTHKGWFLYTLGQRAKISGLREPWFVVDKDGAKGDVFVAPRTDHPALYRDLLRTNRVHWIAEEPPAALVRDKMMECHFRFRHQMALASLSPLVPCVLTLNQDGTVWVTAVKAVRALTPGQFAVFYKGDECLGSGKILRLGPSAYTLQKGKSRAGVAPEVSGDGPGLCPTP, encoded by the exons ATGTTGGCGGCGCGGCACGTTGTATGCGCCTTGTCAGGCGGAGTGGACAGCGCGGTGGCCGCTCTGCTGCTGAGGCGGAGAG ggtACCAAGTGACAGGGGTGTTCATGAAGAACTGGGACCAGCTGGACGAGCATGGCGTGTGCACCGCTGACAGAGACTGTGAGGACGCCTACAGGGTCTGCCAGATCCTGGACATCCCCTTCcaccaggtctcctacgtgaagGAGTACTGGAACGACGTGTTCAG TGATTTCTTGAACGAGTATGAGAAAGGAAGGACTCCCAATCCAGACATAGTGTGCAACAGGCACATCAAGTTCGGCTGCTTCCTTCGTTATGCTGTGGATAACCTGG GTGCAGATGCTGTAGCCACAGGCCACTATGCAAGAACCTCGCTGGAAGATGAAGAAGTTTTTCAACAGAAGTACATAAAGAGGCCCGAAGGGCTTTTCAGAAATCGCTTTGAAGTTAGAAACC CGGTGAAGCTCCTGCAGGCAGCTGACAGCTTTAAGGACCAGACCTTCTTTCTCAGCCAGGTTTCCCAGCCTGCCCTGAGGAGAACCATCTTCCCCCTCGGGGGCTTAACCAAACCTTTCGTCAAGAAAATCGTGGCTGAGAATCGGCTTCATCATGTGCTTCAGAAGAAAGAG AGTATGGGCATCTGCTTTGTGGGCAAGAGGAACTTCGAGCATTTCATCCTGCAG TATCTGCAGCCTCGGCCTGGTAAATTCATCTCCATAGAAGACAATCAAGTTCTGGGGACACATAAAG GTTGGTTCCTGTACACCTTGGGTCAGAGAGCCAAGATAAGTGGCTTGCGGGAACCCTGGTTTGTGGTGGACAAGGACGGGGCCAAGGGCGACGTGTTTGTG GCCCCCCGGACAGACCACCCAGCCCTGTACAGAGACCTGCTGCGGACCAACCGCGTGCACTGGATTGCCGAGGAGCCGCCTGCGGCCCTGGTCCGAGACAAGATGATGGAGTGCCACTTCCGCTTCCGCCACCAGATGGCGCTAG cctctctctcccccttagTGCCCTGTGTGCTGACCCTCAATCAGGATGGCACCGTGTGGGTGACTGCTGTGAAGGCCGTGCGGGCCCTCACCCCAGGGCAG TTTGCTGTGTTCTACAAAGGGGACGAGTGCCTTGGAAGTGGGAAAATCCTGCGTTTGGGACCGTCTGCCTACACTCTCCAGAAAGGCAAAAGCAGAGCCGGAGTGGCCCCTGAGGTGTCTGGTGATGGCCCAGGCCTGTGTCCCACTCCCTGA
- the TRMU gene encoding mitochondrial tRNA-specific 2-thiouridylase 1 isoform X2 has product MLAARHVVCALSGGVDSAVAALLLRRRGYQVTGVFMKNWDQLDEHGVCTADRDCEDAYRVCQILDIPFHQVSYVKEYWNDVFSDFLNEYEKGRTPNPDIVCNRHIKFGCFLRYAVDNLGADAVATGHYARTSLEDEEVFQQKYIKRPEGLFRNRFEVRNPVKLLQAADSFKDQTFFLSQVSQPALRRTIFPLGGLTKPFVKKIVAENRLHHVLQKKESMGICFVGKRNFEHFILQYLQPRPGKFISIEDNQVLGTHKGWFLYTLGQRAKISGLREPWFVVDKDGAKGDVFVAPRTDHPALYRDLLRTNRVHWIAEEPPAALVRDKMMECHFRFRHQMALVPCVLTLNQDGTVWVTAVKAVRALTPGQFAVFYKGDECLGSGKILRLGPSAYTLQKGKSRAGVAPEVSGDGPGLCPTP; this is encoded by the exons ATGTTGGCGGCGCGGCACGTTGTATGCGCCTTGTCAGGCGGAGTGGACAGCGCGGTGGCCGCTCTGCTGCTGAGGCGGAGAG ggtACCAAGTGACAGGGGTGTTCATGAAGAACTGGGACCAGCTGGACGAGCATGGCGTGTGCACCGCTGACAGAGACTGTGAGGACGCCTACAGGGTCTGCCAGATCCTGGACATCCCCTTCcaccaggtctcctacgtgaagGAGTACTGGAACGACGTGTTCAG TGATTTCTTGAACGAGTATGAGAAAGGAAGGACTCCCAATCCAGACATAGTGTGCAACAGGCACATCAAGTTCGGCTGCTTCCTTCGTTATGCTGTGGATAACCTGG GTGCAGATGCTGTAGCCACAGGCCACTATGCAAGAACCTCGCTGGAAGATGAAGAAGTTTTTCAACAGAAGTACATAAAGAGGCCCGAAGGGCTTTTCAGAAATCGCTTTGAAGTTAGAAACC CGGTGAAGCTCCTGCAGGCAGCTGACAGCTTTAAGGACCAGACCTTCTTTCTCAGCCAGGTTTCCCAGCCTGCCCTGAGGAGAACCATCTTCCCCCTCGGGGGCTTAACCAAACCTTTCGTCAAGAAAATCGTGGCTGAGAATCGGCTTCATCATGTGCTTCAGAAGAAAGAG AGTATGGGCATCTGCTTTGTGGGCAAGAGGAACTTCGAGCATTTCATCCTGCAG TATCTGCAGCCTCGGCCTGGTAAATTCATCTCCATAGAAGACAATCAAGTTCTGGGGACACATAAAG GTTGGTTCCTGTACACCTTGGGTCAGAGAGCCAAGATAAGTGGCTTGCGGGAACCCTGGTTTGTGGTGGACAAGGACGGGGCCAAGGGCGACGTGTTTGTG GCCCCCCGGACAGACCACCCAGCCCTGTACAGAGACCTGCTGCGGACCAACCGCGTGCACTGGATTGCCGAGGAGCCGCCTGCGGCCCTGGTCCGAGACAAGATGATGGAGTGCCACTTCCGCTTCCGCCACCAGATGGCGCTAG TGCCCTGTGTGCTGACCCTCAATCAGGATGGCACCGTGTGGGTGACTGCTGTGAAGGCCGTGCGGGCCCTCACCCCAGGGCAG TTTGCTGTGTTCTACAAAGGGGACGAGTGCCTTGGAAGTGGGAAAATCCTGCGTTTGGGACCGTCTGCCTACACTCTCCAGAAAGGCAAAAGCAGAGCCGGAGTGGCCCCTGAGGTGTCTGGTGATGGCCCAGGCCTGTGTCCCACTCCCTGA
- the TRMU gene encoding mitochondrial tRNA-specific 2-thiouridylase 1 isoform X8 gives MLAARHVVCALSGGVDSAVAALLLRRRGYQVTGVFMKNWDQLDEHGVCTADRDCEDAYRVCQILDIPFHQVSYVKEYWNDVFSDFLNEYEKGRTPNPDIVCNRHIKFGCFLRYAVDNLGADAVATGHYARTSLEDEEVFQQKYIKRPEGLFRNRFEVRNPVKLLQAADSFKDQTFFLSQVSQPALRRTIFPLGGLTKPFVKKIVAENRLHHVLQKKESMGICFVGKRNFEHFILQYLQPRPGKFISIEDNQVLGTHKGWFLYTLGQRAKISGLREPWFVVDKDGAKGDVFVAPRTDHPALYRDLLRTNRVHWIAEEPPAALVRDKMMECHFRFRHQMALVCCVLQRGRVPWKWENPAFGTVCLHSPERQKQSRSGP, from the exons ATGTTGGCGGCGCGGCACGTTGTATGCGCCTTGTCAGGCGGAGTGGACAGCGCGGTGGCCGCTCTGCTGCTGAGGCGGAGAG ggtACCAAGTGACAGGGGTGTTCATGAAGAACTGGGACCAGCTGGACGAGCATGGCGTGTGCACCGCTGACAGAGACTGTGAGGACGCCTACAGGGTCTGCCAGATCCTGGACATCCCCTTCcaccaggtctcctacgtgaagGAGTACTGGAACGACGTGTTCAG TGATTTCTTGAACGAGTATGAGAAAGGAAGGACTCCCAATCCAGACATAGTGTGCAACAGGCACATCAAGTTCGGCTGCTTCCTTCGTTATGCTGTGGATAACCTGG GTGCAGATGCTGTAGCCACAGGCCACTATGCAAGAACCTCGCTGGAAGATGAAGAAGTTTTTCAACAGAAGTACATAAAGAGGCCCGAAGGGCTTTTCAGAAATCGCTTTGAAGTTAGAAACC CGGTGAAGCTCCTGCAGGCAGCTGACAGCTTTAAGGACCAGACCTTCTTTCTCAGCCAGGTTTCCCAGCCTGCCCTGAGGAGAACCATCTTCCCCCTCGGGGGCTTAACCAAACCTTTCGTCAAGAAAATCGTGGCTGAGAATCGGCTTCATCATGTGCTTCAGAAGAAAGAG AGTATGGGCATCTGCTTTGTGGGCAAGAGGAACTTCGAGCATTTCATCCTGCAG TATCTGCAGCCTCGGCCTGGTAAATTCATCTCCATAGAAGACAATCAAGTTCTGGGGACACATAAAG GTTGGTTCCTGTACACCTTGGGTCAGAGAGCCAAGATAAGTGGCTTGCGGGAACCCTGGTTTGTGGTGGACAAGGACGGGGCCAAGGGCGACGTGTTTGTG GCCCCCCGGACAGACCACCCAGCCCTGTACAGAGACCTGCTGCGGACCAACCGCGTGCACTGGATTGCCGAGGAGCCGCCTGCGGCCCTGGTCCGAGACAAGATGATGGAGTGCCACTTCCGCTTCCGCCACCAGATGGCGCTAG TTTGCTGTGTTCTACAAAGGGGACGAGTGCCTTGGAAGTGGGAAAATCCTGCGTTTGGGACCGTCTGCCTACACTCTCCAGAAAGGCAAAAGCAGAGCCGGAGTGGCCCCTGA
- the TRMU gene encoding mitochondrial tRNA-specific 2-thiouridylase 1 isoform X6, giving the protein MLAARHVVCALSGGVDSAVAALLLRRRGYQVTGVFMKNWDQLDEHGVCTADRDCEDAYRVCQILDIPFHQVSYVKEYWNDVFSDFLNEYEKGRTPNPDIVCNRHIKFGCFLRYAVDNLGADAVATGHYARTSLEDEEVFQQKYIKRPEGLFRNRFEVRNPVKLLQAADSFKDQTFFLSQVSQPALRRTIFPLGGLTKPFVKKIVAENRLHHVLQKKESMGICFVGKRNFEHFILQYLQPRPGKFISIEDNQVLGTHKGWFLYTLGQRAKISGLREPWFVVDKDGAKGDVFVAPRTDHPALYRDLLRTNRVHWIAEEPPAALVRDKMMECHFRFRHQMALASLSPLVPCVLTLNQDGTVWVTAVKAVRALTPGQCPSD; this is encoded by the exons ATGTTGGCGGCGCGGCACGTTGTATGCGCCTTGTCAGGCGGAGTGGACAGCGCGGTGGCCGCTCTGCTGCTGAGGCGGAGAG ggtACCAAGTGACAGGGGTGTTCATGAAGAACTGGGACCAGCTGGACGAGCATGGCGTGTGCACCGCTGACAGAGACTGTGAGGACGCCTACAGGGTCTGCCAGATCCTGGACATCCCCTTCcaccaggtctcctacgtgaagGAGTACTGGAACGACGTGTTCAG TGATTTCTTGAACGAGTATGAGAAAGGAAGGACTCCCAATCCAGACATAGTGTGCAACAGGCACATCAAGTTCGGCTGCTTCCTTCGTTATGCTGTGGATAACCTGG GTGCAGATGCTGTAGCCACAGGCCACTATGCAAGAACCTCGCTGGAAGATGAAGAAGTTTTTCAACAGAAGTACATAAAGAGGCCCGAAGGGCTTTTCAGAAATCGCTTTGAAGTTAGAAACC CGGTGAAGCTCCTGCAGGCAGCTGACAGCTTTAAGGACCAGACCTTCTTTCTCAGCCAGGTTTCCCAGCCTGCCCTGAGGAGAACCATCTTCCCCCTCGGGGGCTTAACCAAACCTTTCGTCAAGAAAATCGTGGCTGAGAATCGGCTTCATCATGTGCTTCAGAAGAAAGAG AGTATGGGCATCTGCTTTGTGGGCAAGAGGAACTTCGAGCATTTCATCCTGCAG TATCTGCAGCCTCGGCCTGGTAAATTCATCTCCATAGAAGACAATCAAGTTCTGGGGACACATAAAG GTTGGTTCCTGTACACCTTGGGTCAGAGAGCCAAGATAAGTGGCTTGCGGGAACCCTGGTTTGTGGTGGACAAGGACGGGGCCAAGGGCGACGTGTTTGTG GCCCCCCGGACAGACCACCCAGCCCTGTACAGAGACCTGCTGCGGACCAACCGCGTGCACTGGATTGCCGAGGAGCCGCCTGCGGCCCTGGTCCGAGACAAGATGATGGAGTGCCACTTCCGCTTCCGCCACCAGATGGCGCTAG cctctctctcccccttagTGCCCTGTGTGCTGACCCTCAATCAGGATGGCACCGTGTGGGTGACTGCTGTGAAGGCCGTGCGGGCCCTCACCCCAGGGCAG TGCCCATCAGATTAA
- the TRMU gene encoding mitochondrial tRNA-specific 2-thiouridylase 1 isoform X7 has translation MLAARHVVCALSGGVDSAVAALLLRRRGYQVTGVFMKNWDQLDEHGVCTADRDCEDAYRVCQILDIPFHQVSYVKEYWNDVFSDFLNEYEKGRTPNPDIVCNRHIKFGCFLRYAVDNLGADAVATGHYARTSLEDEEVFQQKYIKRPEGLFRNRFEVRNPVKLLQAADSFKDQTFFLSQVSQPALRRTIFPLGGLTKPFVKKIVAENRLHHVLQKKESMGICFVGKRNFEHFILQYLQPRPGKFISIEDNQVLGTHKGWFLYTLGQRAKISGLREPWFVVDKDGAKGDVFVAPRTDHPALYRDLLRTNRVHWIAEEPPAALVRDKMMECHFRFRHQMALVPCVLTLNQDGTVWVTAVKAVRALTPGQCPSD, from the exons ATGTTGGCGGCGCGGCACGTTGTATGCGCCTTGTCAGGCGGAGTGGACAGCGCGGTGGCCGCTCTGCTGCTGAGGCGGAGAG ggtACCAAGTGACAGGGGTGTTCATGAAGAACTGGGACCAGCTGGACGAGCATGGCGTGTGCACCGCTGACAGAGACTGTGAGGACGCCTACAGGGTCTGCCAGATCCTGGACATCCCCTTCcaccaggtctcctacgtgaagGAGTACTGGAACGACGTGTTCAG TGATTTCTTGAACGAGTATGAGAAAGGAAGGACTCCCAATCCAGACATAGTGTGCAACAGGCACATCAAGTTCGGCTGCTTCCTTCGTTATGCTGTGGATAACCTGG GTGCAGATGCTGTAGCCACAGGCCACTATGCAAGAACCTCGCTGGAAGATGAAGAAGTTTTTCAACAGAAGTACATAAAGAGGCCCGAAGGGCTTTTCAGAAATCGCTTTGAAGTTAGAAACC CGGTGAAGCTCCTGCAGGCAGCTGACAGCTTTAAGGACCAGACCTTCTTTCTCAGCCAGGTTTCCCAGCCTGCCCTGAGGAGAACCATCTTCCCCCTCGGGGGCTTAACCAAACCTTTCGTCAAGAAAATCGTGGCTGAGAATCGGCTTCATCATGTGCTTCAGAAGAAAGAG AGTATGGGCATCTGCTTTGTGGGCAAGAGGAACTTCGAGCATTTCATCCTGCAG TATCTGCAGCCTCGGCCTGGTAAATTCATCTCCATAGAAGACAATCAAGTTCTGGGGACACATAAAG GTTGGTTCCTGTACACCTTGGGTCAGAGAGCCAAGATAAGTGGCTTGCGGGAACCCTGGTTTGTGGTGGACAAGGACGGGGCCAAGGGCGACGTGTTTGTG GCCCCCCGGACAGACCACCCAGCCCTGTACAGAGACCTGCTGCGGACCAACCGCGTGCACTGGATTGCCGAGGAGCCGCCTGCGGCCCTGGTCCGAGACAAGATGATGGAGTGCCACTTCCGCTTCCGCCACCAGATGGCGCTAG TGCCCTGTGTGCTGACCCTCAATCAGGATGGCACCGTGTGGGTGACTGCTGTGAAGGCCGTGCGGGCCCTCACCCCAGGGCAG TGCCCATCAGATTAA
- the TRMU gene encoding mitochondrial tRNA-specific 2-thiouridylase 1 isoform X4, with protein sequence MLAARHVVCALSGGVDSAVAALLLRRRGYQVTGVFMKNWDQLDEHGVCTADRDCEDAYRVCQILDIPFHQVSYVKEYWNDVFSDFLNEYEKGRTPNPDIVCNRHIKFGCFLRYAVDNLGADAVATGHYARTSLEDEEVFQQKYIKRPEGLFRNRFEVRNPVKLLQAADSFKDQTFFLSQVSQPALRRTIFPLGGLTKPFVKKIVAENRLHHVLQKKESMGICFVGKRNFEHFILQYLQPRPGKFISIEDNQVLGTHKGWFLYTLGQRAKISGLREPWFVVDKDGAKGDVFVAPRTDHPALYRDLLRTNRVHWIAEEPPAALVRDKMMECHFRFRHQMALVPIRLRTARRARSAHGAGDCSDHGHSGLRSHLRRPPLCWQPLAR encoded by the exons ATGTTGGCGGCGCGGCACGTTGTATGCGCCTTGTCAGGCGGAGTGGACAGCGCGGTGGCCGCTCTGCTGCTGAGGCGGAGAG ggtACCAAGTGACAGGGGTGTTCATGAAGAACTGGGACCAGCTGGACGAGCATGGCGTGTGCACCGCTGACAGAGACTGTGAGGACGCCTACAGGGTCTGCCAGATCCTGGACATCCCCTTCcaccaggtctcctacgtgaagGAGTACTGGAACGACGTGTTCAG TGATTTCTTGAACGAGTATGAGAAAGGAAGGACTCCCAATCCAGACATAGTGTGCAACAGGCACATCAAGTTCGGCTGCTTCCTTCGTTATGCTGTGGATAACCTGG GTGCAGATGCTGTAGCCACAGGCCACTATGCAAGAACCTCGCTGGAAGATGAAGAAGTTTTTCAACAGAAGTACATAAAGAGGCCCGAAGGGCTTTTCAGAAATCGCTTTGAAGTTAGAAACC CGGTGAAGCTCCTGCAGGCAGCTGACAGCTTTAAGGACCAGACCTTCTTTCTCAGCCAGGTTTCCCAGCCTGCCCTGAGGAGAACCATCTTCCCCCTCGGGGGCTTAACCAAACCTTTCGTCAAGAAAATCGTGGCTGAGAATCGGCTTCATCATGTGCTTCAGAAGAAAGAG AGTATGGGCATCTGCTTTGTGGGCAAGAGGAACTTCGAGCATTTCATCCTGCAG TATCTGCAGCCTCGGCCTGGTAAATTCATCTCCATAGAAGACAATCAAGTTCTGGGGACACATAAAG GTTGGTTCCTGTACACCTTGGGTCAGAGAGCCAAGATAAGTGGCTTGCGGGAACCCTGGTTTGTGGTGGACAAGGACGGGGCCAAGGGCGACGTGTTTGTG GCCCCCCGGACAGACCACCCAGCCCTGTACAGAGACCTGCTGCGGACCAACCGCGTGCACTGGATTGCCGAGGAGCCGCCTGCGGCCCTGGTCCGAGACAAGATGATGGAGTGCCACTTCCGCTTCCGCCACCAGATGGCGCTAG TGCCCATCAGATTAAGAACTGCTCGGAGGGCGAGATCCGCACACGGGGCTGGGGACTGCTCGGACCACGGGCACTCAGGTCTCAGGAGTCACCTGCGGAGACCTCCTCTGTGTTGGCAGCCACTCGCCCGGTAA
- the TRMU gene encoding mitochondrial tRNA-specific 2-thiouridylase 1 isoform X3, with amino-acid sequence MKNWDQLDEHGVCTADRDCEDAYRVCQILDIPFHQVSYVKEYWNDVFSDFLNEYEKGRTPNPDIVCNRHIKFGCFLRYAVDNLGADAVATGHYARTSLEDEEVFQQKYIKRPEGLFRNRFEVRNPVKLLQAADSFKDQTFFLSQVSQPALRRTIFPLGGLTKPFVKKIVAENRLHHVLQKKESMGICFVGKRNFEHFILQYLQPRPGKFISIEDNQVLGTHKGWFLYTLGQRAKISGLREPWFVVDKDGAKGDVFVAPRTDHPALYRDLLRTNRVHWIAEEPPAALVRDKMMECHFRFRHQMALASLSPLVPCVLTLNQDGTVWVTAVKAVRALTPGQFAVFYKGDECLGSGKILRLGPSAYTLQKGKSRAGVAPEVSGDGPGLCPTP; translated from the exons ATGAAGAACTGGGACCAGCTGGACGAGCATGGCGTGTGCACCGCTGACAGAGACTGTGAGGACGCCTACAGGGTCTGCCAGATCCTGGACATCCCCTTCcaccaggtctcctacgtgaagGAGTACTGGAACGACGTGTTCAG TGATTTCTTGAACGAGTATGAGAAAGGAAGGACTCCCAATCCAGACATAGTGTGCAACAGGCACATCAAGTTCGGCTGCTTCCTTCGTTATGCTGTGGATAACCTGG GTGCAGATGCTGTAGCCACAGGCCACTATGCAAGAACCTCGCTGGAAGATGAAGAAGTTTTTCAACAGAAGTACATAAAGAGGCCCGAAGGGCTTTTCAGAAATCGCTTTGAAGTTAGAAACC CGGTGAAGCTCCTGCAGGCAGCTGACAGCTTTAAGGACCAGACCTTCTTTCTCAGCCAGGTTTCCCAGCCTGCCCTGAGGAGAACCATCTTCCCCCTCGGGGGCTTAACCAAACCTTTCGTCAAGAAAATCGTGGCTGAGAATCGGCTTCATCATGTGCTTCAGAAGAAAGAG AGTATGGGCATCTGCTTTGTGGGCAAGAGGAACTTCGAGCATTTCATCCTGCAG TATCTGCAGCCTCGGCCTGGTAAATTCATCTCCATAGAAGACAATCAAGTTCTGGGGACACATAAAG GTTGGTTCCTGTACACCTTGGGTCAGAGAGCCAAGATAAGTGGCTTGCGGGAACCCTGGTTTGTGGTGGACAAGGACGGGGCCAAGGGCGACGTGTTTGTG GCCCCCCGGACAGACCACCCAGCCCTGTACAGAGACCTGCTGCGGACCAACCGCGTGCACTGGATTGCCGAGGAGCCGCCTGCGGCCCTGGTCCGAGACAAGATGATGGAGTGCCACTTCCGCTTCCGCCACCAGATGGCGCTAG cctctctctcccccttagTGCCCTGTGTGCTGACCCTCAATCAGGATGGCACCGTGTGGGTGACTGCTGTGAAGGCCGTGCGGGCCCTCACCCCAGGGCAG TTTGCTGTGTTCTACAAAGGGGACGAGTGCCTTGGAAGTGGGAAAATCCTGCGTTTGGGACCGTCTGCCTACACTCTCCAGAAAGGCAAAAGCAGAGCCGGAGTGGCCCCTGAGGTGTCTGGTGATGGCCCAGGCCTGTGTCCCACTCCCTGA
- the TRMU gene encoding mitochondrial tRNA-specific 2-thiouridylase 1 isoform X5 — translation MKNWDQLDEHGVCTADRDCEDAYRVCQILDIPFHQVSYVKEYWNDVFSDFLNEYEKGRTPNPDIVCNRHIKFGCFLRYAVDNLGADAVATGHYARTSLEDEEVFQQKYIKRPEGLFRNRFEVRNPVKLLQAADSFKDQTFFLSQVSQPALRRTIFPLGGLTKPFVKKIVAENRLHHVLQKKESMGICFVGKRNFEHFILQYLQPRPGKFISIEDNQVLGTHKGWFLYTLGQRAKISGLREPWFVVDKDGAKGDVFVAPRTDHPALYRDLLRTNRVHWIAEEPPAALVRDKMMECHFRFRHQMALVPCVLTLNQDGTVWVTAVKAVRALTPGQFAVFYKGDECLGSGKILRLGPSAYTLQKGKSRAGVAPEVSGDGPGLCPTP, via the exons ATGAAGAACTGGGACCAGCTGGACGAGCATGGCGTGTGCACCGCTGACAGAGACTGTGAGGACGCCTACAGGGTCTGCCAGATCCTGGACATCCCCTTCcaccaggtctcctacgtgaagGAGTACTGGAACGACGTGTTCAG TGATTTCTTGAACGAGTATGAGAAAGGAAGGACTCCCAATCCAGACATAGTGTGCAACAGGCACATCAAGTTCGGCTGCTTCCTTCGTTATGCTGTGGATAACCTGG GTGCAGATGCTGTAGCCACAGGCCACTATGCAAGAACCTCGCTGGAAGATGAAGAAGTTTTTCAACAGAAGTACATAAAGAGGCCCGAAGGGCTTTTCAGAAATCGCTTTGAAGTTAGAAACC CGGTGAAGCTCCTGCAGGCAGCTGACAGCTTTAAGGACCAGACCTTCTTTCTCAGCCAGGTTTCCCAGCCTGCCCTGAGGAGAACCATCTTCCCCCTCGGGGGCTTAACCAAACCTTTCGTCAAGAAAATCGTGGCTGAGAATCGGCTTCATCATGTGCTTCAGAAGAAAGAG AGTATGGGCATCTGCTTTGTGGGCAAGAGGAACTTCGAGCATTTCATCCTGCAG TATCTGCAGCCTCGGCCTGGTAAATTCATCTCCATAGAAGACAATCAAGTTCTGGGGACACATAAAG GTTGGTTCCTGTACACCTTGGGTCAGAGAGCCAAGATAAGTGGCTTGCGGGAACCCTGGTTTGTGGTGGACAAGGACGGGGCCAAGGGCGACGTGTTTGTG GCCCCCCGGACAGACCACCCAGCCCTGTACAGAGACCTGCTGCGGACCAACCGCGTGCACTGGATTGCCGAGGAGCCGCCTGCGGCCCTGGTCCGAGACAAGATGATGGAGTGCCACTTCCGCTTCCGCCACCAGATGGCGCTAG TGCCCTGTGTGCTGACCCTCAATCAGGATGGCACCGTGTGGGTGACTGCTGTGAAGGCCGTGCGGGCCCTCACCCCAGGGCAG TTTGCTGTGTTCTACAAAGGGGACGAGTGCCTTGGAAGTGGGAAAATCCTGCGTTTGGGACCGTCTGCCTACACTCTCCAGAAAGGCAAAAGCAGAGCCGGAGTGGCCCCTGAGGTGTCTGGTGATGGCCCAGGCCTGTGTCCCACTCCCTGA